GTCAATGAGGCTCGAAAAGTatgagggtttgggtaaaaattaggcccaaaaaatgagtttgggcaaaaaaaataaagctcatttagaaaacgggctaGGCCTAGAGTAAGGCTTTCTTTTCCCGGCTCAGcccaaatatgcaaaaaaaaaaaacctattgtttcttcttgcttttttttttactattttttgctattttcttgttgtttttcactattttgttactatttcactattatattgctattattttgttattatttgaatattgtataactcttgttttattgttgattttgttactattttagaggcatttacttgttaagttgTACCAATATTAGTGttatataagtatacatatttttcaatttattttcaatttgttgagaaatattttttaatattatatatattaaaaattatataaaaatttaatatgggtgGGTTGAACccaaattttagcatttttatccagACCGgacctggacaaaattttagacccatttgTCGGGCCAAACTCAGGCCAAGCAAACAagtcctaaaattttaattgggctCAACGTATAGGCCTAACAAACAGCCCTAAACTTTTGACTAGGTTCGACCTGACGTATGGACACCTCTATGTACAACATAAGTGACATAGAACTTGGCTCGAAATGATTCACTAGTAATTTTTAACAAAGCTTGATAATAATagttctattatttatttttataaagaatatttattgtaatattttttatgtttacaaaaacttaaaataaaaaataaaaaataaaaaacaaaaaacaaacttTATCTTAAATTCAACCATTGGACTATGGACTCGTAAGCGACAACCTGGAGATTGCAACTAAAGAGCTGGACCGTATAGCCCTCATCtgacaaataaaaaaagcaCAAGTGTAGCCCGGAACGACGCCGTTTACCACTTCCCAAAAGTACTTTTGTTTTCATCTAATAACTCATCACCCACTCCGTATCTTATCGTGTAAACGACTCACCACTTATATGTCGCCAAGTGTAAAAAACGAGGTTTAATATTGGCTTAAATTTCCACTCTCCTTTTCTGGCGCGTGCAGACCAGAAGGGAACATTCTTTGTAATCATTTCAtggttcaatttttattttctttttattgatttaaacaGAGAGGGAATTCAATTCAAtcgttgaaaaataatttagagaTCCTTTTCggctaaaaaattcaaaccctaatttcttgaaaattttctcttacggaaaaaaaaaaaaaaatgggattATGGGAAGCTTTCCTCAATTGGCTTCGAAGGTAAGTTGTTTTGTTTGGTTACtgagaaaacaaaagaattaaatagaaagtttgaaattttagtatCTGTGTTCATTTTAAAGTTGTAATCTAAGCGAGGGTAAtgtttaaaaaagaaagattctttattcaattcatttttcctGGAAAatctttttcttgtttattaTTGACATTTGAAAGTTGGATTGAGTAAATAAACGTATGGAATCAATCTATTGTGAccgggggttttttttttaattcccttttaatgttgtttttttCTGGATGCTGAAAATATGCaattttttgtttctctatATGTAAAAGTTATCAAGGTAATAAATAACAATTGCCCTTTTAAGAAACATTATAAATTACTATAATGATGACTAGATTTTAAGCGATTTTTATGGTGCTAATTGGATGATGGGTAGTTAAGTTGATTACACACATGGTTGCCCTTTGATGCTTACATGGTTTGTTGACCATTCTATTGAAGTGCTTGATGTTGGTAACTTTTAAAAGATAGAGGAGACTGGCCAAGGAGGCCTTGGCTGTAATGGCAAAAGGCCTTAGGACGTTGAGCGCTCAGGTCCGAGTCCCAACTATTTAAATCATTTGTTGGCAAGTTAGTTTGAGTTGagttaattattcaattcaggGATTGTAATGATTAGTTTTGACAATAACCATTGACATCGTTGTAAGtaacttaaaaaaaagataGGGGAGATTGGAGAGGAGTTTCTTTTTGTCATATCTATTCTCATGGGGCTtgttttttatactttaattatatgtaCGTGGCTTTGTAGAGGTATTTAAGCAAACAATGTTGATTGTCGCTTGAGGTCCAGCTTGTCCGGTTTTGCAGTTAAGAGTAATAGGATTATCTTGCCGAAGTACTTGAGAATTGAGATAAGGATGGTTTGTTATTCTGGGATAATCTAGATGGTGATGAATGGACCATAATGTTATGGTAGCAATGGTGTTCATGAGGGAAGTGCTGACTGCTGATGTGGACAATGCTCAGTTAGGAATTAGACTGGAGAGGATGTTTATCTCATCTATGCTCAAGGggctttttttttatgtttgaattacTAGTACTTGGCTTTGTGGAGGTATTTAAGCAAACAACATAGATTGTTGCTTGAAGTCCTGTTTCTTCTATATTGCAGTTAAGAAAATCATAGTTGCAGCTGGTGGCAGCAGCTATAGTTAGAGGGCATTGAGAGTAATAGGGCTATCTTGATGAAATACTTGAAGATAGGATGGCTTGTTATACTGGGATCATCTAGATGATTGACCAATTTACCATAGTGTAATGGTAGCTACGGTGTTTGTGACGGAAGTGCTGATGTGGTCGACACTAAATTAGGAGAATTAGACAAGTTACTTGACAGGGTTCTTGTGGATCAGTTCTCGATTAAGGACTAACAGGTTTTGTAGCATATATCTTTCCTAATGGTGTATTGAACTAAAATAGCATCCTTCGGTGCCCTCCTACTCTTGCTTTTCTTCTCAAGCCAAATTGGCCAACTGCCGAAGAGCAGTATCTGTTATCTATTACTCAAACAAGAAGGAATTATATAACCTATGGTAACAAAGGAAGGTTTTGGTTATTGGCTCATAAACCCAAAACTTATCTTGTTTCCTTTGGCCATTTTATTCTTTGCATGCATTATATGTAATACTCGGGGAATGCCATAAAATTTTCGAAGAGCTCCCAATGCATGTTTGTGATTGACCATTTTCCGGCATATTAATCTGATACATATTTGTATCTTCTTACATAGTGATTCTTATTATCTTTTTCCTCTTGTAGTCTGTTCTTCAAGCAAGAAATGGAATTATCCTTAATAGGCCTCCAGAATGCTGGAAAAACATCCCTAGTTAATGTCATTGCCGTAAGTGAATATTTATTTGAGTTATAACattgttttgtttgttattgtttttctctttttagcTTGGTTCTGACTGCTAGACTTATTCTTCTGTATCTTTTTTCAAGACCGGTGGATATAGTGAAGATATGATACCAACGGTAAGTCATATGGAAAAAAATCCGATTCAAACATTGATTCTTGAAAATTTGGCATGCAGCATGTTTTTTCTGGTTCGGTATTGGGGTTGTTCCCTGAAATTTCCATATCTCTTCTGTTTGCAGGTAGGATTTAATATGAGGAAGGTAACTAAAGGAAATGTCACGATAAAGTTGTGGGATCTTGGTGGTCAACCAAGGTTTCGGAGCATGTGGGAGAGATACTGCCGTGCTGTTTCAGCTATTGTGTATGTTGTTCATGCCTTTAAGCTTTTATATGTCTCTGTATGATATATATTACCTTGCAACATGTTACATTGTTTGATGTTACCATGTTCATTTAAGACATTCCTTTCTCTGTCTTGTTTCGAGTGTTGAACTAAGTTGATTTTCTTATATACCTCCTCATTTTTCTCCATACTGCCACCGTCTGAATTTTCGGTCATTTAAGTTCCTTTCACGTACCTTGAACACAGTTAAAAAAATCGGGAAAGGATCTATGTAATTCTTATTCACAAGTAAGCTATGCATTCCCTGAACAgttgtgaatatgatttgatcTTTATTTTCCACAAATTTTACAGTTAGCAACCCCAACAGCACCCCATGCTACCTGTTTCCTTGTCTTAATTACCAATAGAGAAATTTTAAGatagctttttttatttttaagaccTGCAAATCACTTATGTAAGAAGGATATATTGATACATGCTCTCTGCCGAGTAGAACATGCATGTGTTATTGCCCTCTTTGTGTAGGTAACTTTTTATTAGTATATTGTTGTCCAGATTGATGATCAACTAGTTcttcgattttcacaatttgcaGTTATGTTGTGGATGCTGCCGATAATGATAACCTATCTGTCTCGAGAAGAGAACTTCATGACCTGTTAAGTAAATCCTCACTGAATGGTATTCCCGTGCTGGTACTCGGTAACAAGATTGACAAACCAGAAGCCTTATCTAAAGAGGATTTGACAGAGCAAATGTAAGTGGAAGCTATCGGATAAGAAAGCTCTGAAACCAGTTCTTCTTTCTCCATAAATCTCAAAAGAAAAACCAGATTTATGTTGTTAATTATTGCATTGCATGATAATATTCATTCATGGTGCCGGCATATATATGCAGGGGGCTCAAATCCATTACTGACAGAGAAGTGTGTTGCTATATGATTTCATGCAAGAATTCCACCAACATTGATGCAGTCATTGATTGGCTTGTGAAGCATTCaaaatcaaagaattgaagtcTCAAAGTTTCTGTAacattgttttttgttttttcagtTTGTGATTATAATCAGTTAGAGGTTGCTTCTTCTTGTTCTCTTGGTCCAAGGTGGTCAAATATGGCTTTGCTGTTGGGTCTGTCTTTGTGTCTAACATGGTTTTGTCTATGTCTGACACCATTGTCTTGATTTTTAAACTTAGCTGGTATCAGAAggtatttatataatatatttgtttggTGGATGAGTGGGgcataaaatttgttttgatcctctatatgtacatatattggGTTGTAAACATGGTTAATGTGTTGTGgttttgaatcaaataaaagGTTATTGATACATTTTTAGTTCCACTCTTATGGATCTCATGTTTATgcaaaaaaagggttaaattctATATGAAGTTCATATAGTATGCATTTTTTTGCAGATTTAATCCTACTTttcaaaatatgtatttttagtcttgaaaaaaaggttaaatatgtatatatattgatacaatgtttagaattacttataatttctctctaatttttaaataagaagataaatgCGTTTTAGTGCGTTCGGACTTACGTCTTCCTACATTAGTAATAATATTGATGTCAACCAAACTAAAACTCGGTCAGTGAtgtagtatatttttaaaaatatatgacgGCCTGACATATATTTTGATGCTTTTTATACAATTGGATGATATTTGTCCTAATGtataaaaatgttgaaattaggttttggtttagttaattttataaattagttttaaaatactATGATGACATCATCCaacaaattgaatattacaaaatatattttagtttagggtaaattgcataaaaggtcaCCCTAAAATAGAGTCGTTCTTATTTTGgttactttaattattaatcgtcaatttaatcactctaattaagataattactCGAATTAATCTACGCCATTAAAAATCACTAATCCACTAATGGATTGCtaacatgattttttattactaaaGTTAGGAACATCtctataattaattcaaaatacttttttaaatttatttgcaacatgaaaattaaatgataaaattatcaacATTTATACCCtgttaaagaagagagaatatGGTAATCTCAATGTCATTTCTTCCAACACAGCAAAGTGCACAGCTTCATTGAATAATTGATTTCATTGAATAATTGATTGTTGGAAGGTTAAAAAGAAGATTCATATCATTGTTTCTACTTCAAATAGTTTTTGGTTTTCAAAACCTTCTGGAAAAAGCCCAATATGCATGGTAGTGGATGTAAAAATAGCAATTTTTAGCCAAAATCCAATCTTCAAAACAATGTAGCTGAGCCATCCAAAATTGGCAAACTCTATGGTCGACCAAACATAACATTATGAAGGCTTAAAAACTTTAGACAAGGATGCCTCTCTCTCCATATATGTTTGTCCTCTGCATGGAATGGTTAGGTCACTCTATCAACTCGGCACTATCGAGAGGATTCTGGAATCTTATACGCATTTCCCGCTCGAGACCGCCTCTTTCTCATCTCTTATTTGGTGACGACCTTGTCATATTCTACAAAGCGGATGCAAAACACGACAAATTGCTAAAGGAAATCCTCCATAACTTTTTTGAGCTCTCAGTACATAAGGTCAATCCCaggaaaacaaatattttcttctCTAAAGGTGTTGAGGAGTATGTGTCATCCATGCTTAGCAATATGCTTGGGTTTCAAAAGGTTCATGATCTTGGACATTATCTTGGAGTTCCTCTCTTCCATCAAAGAGTTACAAATAGCACCATGTACTTTGTGGTGGAAAAGGTTTAAATGAAGCTACAAAGTTGGGACGCGCGTCAACTATCTATCGCTGGTCGAACCACCCTAGCGCAGTCAGTTCTCCTTTCCATCCCAGGGTATTTCATG
The nucleotide sequence above comes from Gossypium raimondii isolate GPD5lz chromosome 13, ASM2569854v1, whole genome shotgun sequence. Encoded proteins:
- the LOC105783956 gene encoding ADP-ribosylation factor-like protein 8a, coding for MGLWEAFLNWLRSLFFKQEMELSLIGLQNAGKTSLVNVIATGGYSEDMIPTVGFNMRKVTKGNVTIKLWDLGGQPRFRSMWERYCRAVSAIVYVVDAADNDNLSVSRRELHDLLSKSSLNGIPVLVLGNKIDKPEALSKEDLTEQMGLKSITDREVCCYMISCKNSTNIDAVIDWLVKHSKSKN